A window of the Sphingobium sp. CAP-1 genome harbors these coding sequences:
- a CDS encoding entericidin A/B family lipoprotein → MTKKILAALLLTGSLMVAACNTVEGAGRDVQSAGKAVQDAAD, encoded by the coding sequence ATGACGAAGAAGATCCTGGCCGCGCTGCTGCTGACGGGTTCGCTCATGGTTGCGGCGTGCAACACGGTCGAAGGCGCAGGCCGCGACGTGCAGAGCGCCGGCAAGGCCGTGCAAGACGCGGCAGATTAA
- a CDS encoding twin-arginine translocase TatA/TatE family subunit — MGSFSLMHWVIVLLVVMLLFGGGRISGLMGDVAKGIKSFKKGMADDDDDVAAAKPATRIEGQRAPDQDASTTTSASTDEKTKA; from the coding sequence ATGGGTTCCTTTTCGCTGATGCACTGGGTGATCGTACTCCTGGTCGTCATGCTGCTATTTGGTGGCGGCCGTATTTCCGGCCTGATGGGTGACGTGGCCAAGGGTATCAAGAGCTTCAAGAAGGGCATGGCCGACGATGATGACGATGTGGCGGCGGCCAAGCCCGCAACGCGCATCGAAGGTCAGCGCGCCCCCGATCAGGACGCATCGACCACGACCTCTGCGTCCACCGACGAAAAGACCAAGGCCTGA
- a CDS encoding colicin transporter, with product MIAVKRLQSLIWVILVALGALGAYMVSLKVATERNELMKVRAQIARAKADIRYLETEFSARSSMRQLENWNQHDFMYATPTAQQYLGGEQALAHLDGVQPNGPDYVAPPVMVAMVETPADLPSAPQKAPESPAATQIRSDIAVIREAHAADNVDTLPKPAPRTPAQQARVDADVSKPNPIARKAERMAMLDAKLLDDSTLGDLSARAAREKRKEQR from the coding sequence ATGATCGCCGTCAAAAGGTTGCAGAGCCTGATCTGGGTGATCCTCGTCGCGCTGGGGGCGCTCGGCGCCTATATGGTGTCCCTGAAGGTCGCGACCGAGCGCAATGAGCTGATGAAGGTCCGCGCCCAGATCGCGCGGGCGAAGGCGGACATTCGTTATCTGGAGACGGAATTCAGCGCGCGTTCCTCGATGCGGCAGTTGGAAAACTGGAACCAGCACGACTTCATGTATGCGACGCCGACCGCCCAGCAATATCTGGGCGGGGAACAGGCGCTGGCCCATCTGGACGGCGTCCAGCCCAACGGCCCGGACTATGTCGCGCCGCCGGTGATGGTGGCGATGGTCGAAACCCCGGCCGACCTGCCATCCGCTCCGCAAAAGGCGCCCGAAAGCCCGGCCGCGACCCAGATTCGCAGCGATATCGCGGTGATTCGCGAGGCCCATGCCGCCGACAATGTCGACACGCTGCCCAAGCCCGCGCCCCGCACCCCGGCGCAGCAGGCCAGGGTCGACGCGGACGTGTCGAAGCCCAATCCGATCGCGCGCAAGGCGGAGCGGATGGCGATGCTCGACGCGAAGCTGCTGGACGACAGCACGCTGGGCGACCTCAGCGCGCGCGCGGCGCGCGAAAAGCGCAAGGAGCAGCGCTGA
- a CDS encoding cysteine synthase A, with protein MLLHTDSLALIGNTPLVRLAGPSQETGCDIFAKCEFANPGASVKDRAALFIVNDAEEKGLLQPGGTIVEGTAGNTGIGLALVANAKGYKTIIVMPETQSREKMDTLRALGAELVTVPAAAYSNPGHFVHTSRRLAEETEGAIWANQFDNIANRKAHIVGTAEEIWTQMEGRIDGFTCAAGTGGTIAGVGLGLKAKDEAITIALSDPHGAALFNYYAHGELKAEGSSVAEGIGQGRITANLEGAPIDAQFRISDEEGLHWVRRLLSEEGLCLGLSSGINVAGAVALAKQLGPGKRVATILCDTGFRYLSTLYNRQWLESKGLTVFPWLAHTM; from the coding sequence ATGCTGCTTCATACAGATAGTCTCGCGCTCATCGGCAATACCCCGCTCGTGCGCCTCGCTGGCCCTTCACAGGAAACGGGCTGCGATATTTTCGCCAAATGCGAATTCGCCAATCCCGGCGCTTCGGTGAAGGACCGGGCCGCTTTGTTCATCGTCAACGATGCCGAGGAAAAGGGGCTGCTCCAGCCCGGCGGCACCATTGTCGAGGGGACGGCGGGCAATACCGGCATTGGCCTGGCGCTGGTCGCCAACGCCAAGGGCTATAAGACGATCATCGTCATGCCTGAAACGCAAAGCCGCGAGAAAATGGACACGCTGCGCGCGCTGGGCGCGGAACTGGTGACGGTCCCGGCGGCGGCCTATTCCAATCCCGGCCATTTCGTCCACACCTCGCGCCGGCTGGCCGAGGAGACGGAGGGCGCGATCTGGGCCAACCAGTTCGACAATATCGCCAACCGCAAGGCGCATATCGTCGGCACGGCGGAGGAAATCTGGACCCAGATGGAAGGCCGGATCGACGGCTTTACCTGCGCGGCCGGCACCGGCGGCACGATCGCGGGCGTGGGTCTGGGCCTCAAGGCCAAGGATGAGGCCATCACCATTGCCTTGAGCGATCCGCACGGCGCGGCCTTGTTCAACTATTATGCCCATGGCGAATTGAAGGCGGAGGGCAGTTCGGTCGCCGAAGGCATTGGTCAGGGCCGCATCACCGCCAATCTGGAAGGCGCGCCGATCGACGCCCAGTTCCGCATCTCGGACGAGGAAGGGCTGCACTGGGTGCGTCGCCTGCTGAGCGAGGAGGGGCTGTGTCTGGGCCTGTCGTCGGGCATCAACGTCGCGGGCGCGGTGGCGCTGGCGAAGCAATTGGGGCCGGGCAAGCGGGTCGCGACGATCCTGTGCGACACCGGATTCCGCTATCTGTCGACGCTCTACAACCGGCAATGGCTGGAATCTAAGGGCTTGACGGTATTCCCCTGGCTCGCGCACACTATGTGA
- the scpB gene encoding SMC-Scp complex subunit ScpB — protein sequence MNAEPDDYLRAVEAALFVAETPLTPSEIRLHVGEAGDLDAALRTLGDLYAGRGVNLVERGGRWHFQTAADLAHILRREKDEQRKLSRAAMETLAIIAYHEPVSRAEIEAIRGVQVAKGTLDVLMEAGWVRPAGRREVPGRPLIYATTVEFLTHFGLSSRRDLPGMDDLRAAGLLDPVDLALEGLTGQSVVENDEEEA from the coding sequence ATGAACGCAGAACCCGATGATTATCTGCGCGCCGTGGAGGCGGCGCTGTTCGTGGCGGAAACCCCGCTGACCCCGTCGGAAATCCGGCTGCATGTGGGCGAGGCCGGCGACCTCGACGCCGCGCTGCGGACGCTGGGCGACCTTTATGCCGGGCGCGGGGTCAATCTGGTCGAGCGGGGCGGGCGCTGGCATTTCCAGACCGCCGCCGACCTGGCCCATATCCTGCGGCGCGAGAAGGACGAGCAGCGCAAATTGTCCCGCGCGGCGATGGAGACGCTGGCGATCATCGCCTATCACGAACCCGTCAGCCGCGCGGAGATTGAGGCGATTCGCGGGGTTCAGGTCGCGAAAGGGACGCTGGACGTGCTGATGGAGGCGGGCTGGGTCCGCCCCGCTGGCCGCCGCGAAGTGCCGGGCCGTCCGCTGATTTATGCGACGACCGTAGAATTTCTGACGCATTTCGGGCTTAGCAGCCGCCGCGACCTGCCGGGTATGGACGATCTGCGCGCCGCCGGCCTGCTCGATCCGGTCGATTTGGCGCTGGAGGGTCTTACCGGCCAATCCGTTGTGGAAAATGATGAGGAAGAGGCCTAG
- the tatC gene encoding twin-arginine translocase subunit TatC — MIGDIDDSKAPLLDHLIELRSRLLKCVYALFITGAICFYFSEQLFAILVHPLKEAFGDGGGRLVYTKLYEAFFVQVKIAVFGAFCLSFPIIANQLWAFVAPGLYAKEKKALLPFILATPFLFAMGASLAYFVVMPTAFHFFLEFQGNSSGLSVEALPSADSYLGLVMQFILAFGISFLMPVLLMLLNRAGFVTRAQLIGLRRYMIVAAFILAAVLTPPDVVSQLMLAVPLLLLYEITIIAIWFTDRKASKETAAEEVSA; from the coding sequence ATGATCGGCGATATTGACGACAGCAAGGCACCCTTGCTCGACCATTTGATCGAGCTGCGCAGCCGCCTGCTCAAATGCGTCTACGCGCTGTTCATCACCGGCGCGATCTGCTTCTATTTTTCGGAACAACTGTTCGCGATCCTCGTCCATCCGCTCAAGGAAGCGTTCGGCGACGGCGGCGGGCGGCTGGTCTATACCAAGCTGTACGAAGCCTTTTTCGTGCAGGTGAAGATTGCGGTATTCGGGGCGTTCTGCCTGTCTTTCCCGATCATCGCCAACCAGCTCTGGGCCTTTGTCGCGCCCGGCCTCTATGCCAAGGAAAAGAAGGCGCTGCTGCCCTTCATCCTTGCCACGCCCTTCCTGTTCGCGATGGGCGCCAGCCTCGCCTATTTCGTGGTGATGCCCACGGCCTTCCATTTCTTCCTGGAGTTTCAGGGCAATAGCAGCGGCCTGTCGGTCGAGGCGCTGCCCAGCGCGGACAGCTATCTCGGCCTTGTGATGCAGTTCATCCTCGCCTTCGGCATCAGCTTCCTGATGCCGGTGCTGCTGATGCTGCTCAACCGGGCGGGCTTCGTGACGCGCGCGCAACTGATCGGCCTGCGCCGTTACATGATCGTGGCAGCCTTCATCCTGGCCGCGGTCCTGACCCCGCCCGATGTGGTGTCGCAACTCATGCTCGCGGTGCCGCTGCTGCTGCTCTACGAAATCACCATCATTGCGATCTGGTTCACCGACCGGAAGGCGTCGAAGGAGACGGCGGCGGAAGAGGTGTCCGCCTGA
- a CDS encoding peptidoglycan D,D-transpeptidase FtsI family protein: MATIIVQPGGPRAGRQRVNLTAIAHNRLMLLLLMFMGITAIVICRLLWVGIFAHGAAGDGALSAFVPARADIVDRNGVPLARTMDAYSIAVRPSRLIGDPAELARKLHEIFPDESEAAFHKKLTGRGWAYLRRRALPEEVAAVNALGEIGIEFPREKERLYPQRTLAAHLLGFAPNAEGQGGMGVEAAFNDRLTDAAQRGKPFAVSIDSRVQGALESELYAQLVQTRAKGAGGIIMDANTGEIIAMASIPVFDPNKLQNYAGKRCSESPLCNHMVQARYELGSAFKPLSIAAAMDAGVVTSMSKRYDATAPLAVAGFRIKDDHPLGRWINVPEILVHSSNIGTARIADEMGAEPLQKMFRSVDFDQRAPIEFNERARGIWPSSWGRITSMTTSYGHGIAVTPLHLAAAYAALVNGGIWRPATVRKLNPDEVPEGRRVFSAATSARMRQLLRMIVSAGTGRSADAKGFRVGGKTGSAEKPQEGRYNKTSLVTTFASAFPMDNPRYVVVAVMDEATGQYGLRTAAWTAAPVVKRVVERTGPMLGVMPDERRDVDISDLMPLLHGDKENE, encoded by the coding sequence ATGGCCACGATCATCGTCCAGCCCGGCGGCCCCCGCGCCGGGCGGCAGCGGGTGAACCTGACCGCCATCGCCCATAACCGGCTGATGCTGCTGCTGCTGATGTTCATGGGCATTACCGCGATCGTTATCTGCCGGCTCCTGTGGGTCGGCATTTTCGCCCATGGGGCGGCGGGCGATGGCGCCCTGTCCGCCTTTGTCCCCGCGCGCGCGGACATTGTCGATCGCAACGGCGTGCCGCTGGCGCGCACCATGGACGCCTATTCGATCGCGGTCCGTCCTTCCAGGCTGATCGGCGACCCGGCCGAACTGGCGCGCAAGCTGCACGAAATCTTCCCGGACGAATCCGAAGCGGCCTTTCACAAGAAGCTGACCGGCCGGGGCTGGGCCTATCTGCGCCGCCGCGCGCTGCCGGAGGAAGTGGCGGCGGTGAACGCGCTGGGCGAAATCGGCATCGAATTTCCGCGCGAAAAGGAACGCCTCTATCCGCAGCGCACATTGGCGGCGCATCTGCTGGGCTTTGCCCCCAATGCCGAAGGGCAGGGCGGCATGGGCGTGGAGGCGGCTTTCAATGACCGGCTGACCGACGCGGCGCAGCGGGGCAAGCCCTTCGCCGTCTCGATCGACAGCCGGGTGCAGGGCGCGCTGGAAAGCGAACTCTACGCCCAGTTGGTGCAGACCAGGGCGAAGGGCGCGGGCGGCATCATCATGGACGCCAACACCGGCGAGATTATCGCCATGGCCTCCATCCCCGTGTTCGATCCCAACAAGCTGCAAAATTACGCCGGCAAGCGCTGCTCCGAATCGCCGCTCTGCAACCATATGGTGCAGGCCCGCTATGAACTCGGCTCCGCCTTCAAGCCGCTGTCGATCGCCGCCGCCATGGATGCGGGCGTCGTCACATCGATGAGCAAGCGCTATGACGCGACCGCACCCCTTGCCGTCGCCGGCTTCCGCATCAAGGACGATCATCCGCTTGGCCGCTGGATCAACGTGCCGGAAATATTGGTGCATAGCTCCAATATCGGCACCGCGCGCATCGCCGACGAAATGGGCGCGGAACCGTTGCAGAAGATGTTCCGCAGCGTCGATTTCGACCAGCGCGCGCCGATCGAGTTCAACGAGCGCGCCAGGGGGATCTGGCCGTCCAGTTGGGGGCGCATCACCAGCATGACCACCTCCTACGGCCATGGCATCGCGGTCACGCCGCTGCATCTGGCGGCGGCCTATGCCGCCCTGGTCAATGGCGGCATCTGGCGTCCGGCGACCGTGCGCAAGCTCAATCCCGACGAAGTGCCGGAGGGGCGCCGGGTCTTTTCCGCCGCCACCAGCGCGCGGATGCGGCAACTGTTGCGGATGATCGTGTCGGCGGGTACAGGGCGTAGTGCCGACGCCAAGGGATTCCGGGTGGGCGGCAAGACGGGTTCCGCTGAAAAGCCCCAGGAAGGGCGCTATAACAAGACTTCGCTGGTGACGACTTTCGCTTCTGCTTTCCCGATGGACAATCCCCGCTATGTCGTGGTCGCGGTCATGGACGAGGCGACGGGCCAATATGGCCTGCGCACGGCCGCCTGGACCGCCGCGCCGGTGGTGAAGCGCGTGGTCGAGCGTACCGGGCCGATGCTGGGCGTGATGCCCGACGAACGGCGGGACGTGGACATATCCGATTTGATGCCGCTGCTGCACGGCGACAAGGAGAATGAATGA
- the tatB gene encoding Sec-independent protein translocase protein TatB has protein sequence MFGIDSSELLVIVIIAVIVIGPKDLPRALYKVGQIVGKAQGMARHFRTGIDAMVREVELEELEKKWAAQNKRIMDEHPPEALPAPVAEETPAFVAETAPVDDRPPHVAEATPAPAPAQGGDKPPYLAEAPAPTKGDAAA, from the coding sequence ATGTTTGGCATCGATTCGTCCGAACTTCTGGTGATTGTGATCATTGCGGTGATCGTGATCGGGCCGAAGGATTTGCCGCGCGCGCTCTACAAGGTGGGGCAGATCGTCGGCAAGGCACAGGGCATGGCCCGCCATTTCCGCACCGGCATCGACGCCATGGTGCGCGAAGTGGAACTGGAGGAACTGGAAAAGAAATGGGCCGCGCAGAACAAGCGGATCATGGACGAGCATCCGCCCGAAGCGTTGCCTGCGCCAGTCGCGGAAGAGACGCCGGCCTTCGTCGCGGAAACGGCCCCGGTGGACGACAGGCCGCCCCATGTCGCCGAAGCGACGCCCGCGCCGGCTCCCGCGCAGGGCGGGGACAAGCCGCCCTATCTGGCCGAAGCGCCGGCACCGACCAAGGGTGACGCAGCGGCATGA
- the rsmH gene encoding 16S rRNA (cytosine(1402)-N(4))-methyltransferase RsmH, which yields MSTPAAPHIPVLIDEVLDALAIAPGEVHVDGTFGAGGYSSAMARAGARVFAFDRDPDAIREGQAVADAHGITLIPGEFSRMVELLAERGIDKVAGITLDIGVSSMQLDRPERGFSFQSDGPLSMTMSQDGMSAADFLNTAPEEEIANVIYRYGDEPRSRRVARAIVEARPLERTGQLAAVVRKALGHKPHDKKDPATRTFQAIRIHVNRELEELELALDAAEALLEEGGRLAIVTFHSLEDRIVKQYLRKRSGGEGAGSRHLPERAAGPQPTFAKPAKAVRPGEAELARNPRARSATLRAAVRTSAPASSTWSNRA from the coding sequence GTGAGCACCCCCGCCGCGCCCCATATTCCCGTCCTGATCGACGAAGTCCTCGACGCCCTCGCCATCGCCCCCGGCGAGGTCCATGTCGACGGCACGTTCGGCGCAGGCGGCTATAGCAGCGCCATGGCGCGTGCCGGTGCGCGCGTCTTTGCCTTCGATCGCGACCCCGATGCGATTCGCGAAGGGCAGGCGGTGGCGGACGCCCATGGCATAACGCTGATCCCCGGCGAATTTTCGCGCATGGTCGAACTGCTCGCCGAACGTGGCATCGACAAGGTGGCGGGCATCACGCTCGACATCGGCGTATCCTCGATGCAGCTCGACCGGCCGGAGCGTGGTTTTTCCTTCCAGTCGGACGGCCCGCTCAGCATGACGATGAGCCAGGATGGCATGAGCGCCGCCGATTTCCTCAACACCGCCCCGGAAGAAGAGATCGCCAACGTCATCTATCGTTATGGCGACGAGCCCAGGTCGCGCCGCGTCGCCCGCGCGATCGTGGAGGCGCGCCCGCTGGAGCGCACCGGCCAGCTTGCCGCCGTGGTCCGCAAGGCGCTGGGGCACAAGCCGCATGACAAGAAAGACCCCGCCACCCGCACCTTCCAGGCAATCCGCATCCATGTGAATCGCGAGCTGGAGGAGTTGGAACTGGCGCTGGACGCGGCGGAGGCGCTGCTGGAGGAAGGCGGCCGGCTGGCCATCGTCACCTTCCACAGCCTGGAGGACCGCATCGTCAAACAATATCTGCGCAAGCGCAGCGGCGGCGAAGGGGCTGGCTCCAGGCACCTGCCCGAACGCGCCGCCGGGCCGCAGCCGACCTTCGCCAAGCCCGCCAAGGCGGTGCGTCCCGGTGAAGCGGAACTGGCCCGCAACCCCCGCGCCCGGTCCGCCACCCTGCGCGCCGCCGTCCGCACATCTGCCCCCGCCTCTTCGACCTGGAGTAACCGCGCATGA
- a CDS encoding division/cell wall cluster transcriptional repressor MraZ, whose product MSDVILYSGNAFSVADGKGRFVLPLEMRKLVNQASGGQNRLCLSIHMGNGCATGFGLSHKQYLFDEVERLEQQAYAAGRDFNADLERENRLGTIEDVNFDDGGRFFLHPDIKEEAGITDAIFFYGVGRYFQIWRPEALVDSPDRPALIRNKVQRWIAARAEGGQ is encoded by the coding sequence GTGTCGGACGTTATTCTCTATTCGGGCAACGCATTCAGCGTCGCGGACGGCAAGGGCCGTTTCGTGCTGCCCCTGGAGATGCGCAAGCTGGTCAATCAGGCCAGCGGCGGGCAGAATCGCCTGTGCCTGTCGATCCACATGGGCAACGGCTGCGCCACCGGCTTCGGCCTGTCGCACAAGCAATATCTGTTCGATGAAGTGGAGCGGCTGGAGCAGCAGGCCTATGCCGCCGGTCGCGACTTCAATGCCGATCTGGAACGCGAAAACCGCCTCGGCACGATCGAGGACGTGAATTTCGACGATGGCGGTCGTTTCTTCCTGCACCCCGACATCAAGGAAGAGGCGGGTATCACCGACGCGATCTTCTTCTACGGCGTGGGTCGCTATTTCCAGATCTGGCGGCCGGAGGCGCTGGTCGACAGCCCGGATCGCCCGGCGCTGATCCGCAACAAGGTGCAGCGCTGGATCGCCGCGCGCGCAGAGGGTGGTCAGTGA
- a CDS encoding Gldg family protein, protein MKAGLKGFLWLWLVPLAIFLAGLWRAWLTGQADPWDWGVPTLVVLAGAGLLLAMRGGMMLVWVALGGVGMALIFCLIAAGRAPDPLAAAGLPAVALFTIFGGARLRDRRTRGGAVLLILAALLLWRGPAQPIQSIPDRPMLAVISGLPLFWEEAGRAGPRDAPIITVLRTRFTVEPLDDPVRLSASGARRLLLAQPRALTPAQLVAIDHWVRGGGTALVLADPLLRWPSALPLGDRRRAPSVSLLDPLLAHWGFRPAGPPESSEMRHFLPDGGLLTMSGAQPYDPPLRRRIGRGAVVLIGDADLIDDRLWLADPVRPRDPRLWVADTPARVATWLGAAMPDDRRWMREAGDVLAGLRWALLAGTIWAGLGALLSRREKQGSTPGTKSENPATGGRKNG, encoded by the coding sequence GTGAAGGCGGGCCTGAAAGGATTCCTCTGGCTCTGGCTGGTGCCGCTGGCGATTTTTCTCGCCGGACTGTGGCGCGCCTGGCTGACCGGGCAGGCTGATCCCTGGGACTGGGGCGTTCCGACCCTGGTGGTGCTGGCGGGCGCGGGGCTGCTGCTGGCGATGCGCGGCGGGATGATGCTGGTCTGGGTGGCGCTGGGCGGGGTCGGGATGGCGCTGATCTTCTGCCTGATCGCCGCCGGTCGCGCGCCCGATCCGCTGGCGGCGGCGGGTTTGCCGGCGGTTGCCCTGTTCACGATTTTTGGTGGCGCGCGCCTGCGTGACCGGCGAACGAGGGGTGGGGCTGTCCTCCTCATCCTCGCCGCGCTCCTGCTCTGGCGCGGCCCGGCCCAGCCGATCCAGTCCATCCCGGATCGTCCCATGCTGGCGGTCATTTCCGGCTTGCCGCTGTTCTGGGAGGAGGCGGGCCGGGCCGGGCCACGGGATGCGCCGATCATCACCGTGCTGCGCACGCGCTTCACGGTCGAACCGCTCGATGATCCCGTCCGGCTCAGCGCATCCGGCGCGCGCCGACTGCTGCTGGCCCAGCCCCGCGCCCTGACGCCGGCGCAACTGGTCGCGATCGATCACTGGGTGCGCGGCGGCGGCACGGCGCTGGTGCTGGCCGATCCGTTGTTGCGCTGGCCGTCCGCCCTGCCGCTGGGCGATCGCCGTCGTGCGCCGTCGGTCAGCCTGCTCGATCCGCTGCTGGCGCATTGGGGGTTCCGTCCCGCTGGTCCGCCAGAATCGTCGGAAATGCGCCATTTTCTTCCCGATGGCGGCCTGCTCACCATGTCCGGTGCGCAGCCCTATGATCCGCCGCTGCGCAGGCGGATCGGCCGGGGGGCGGTGGTGCTGATCGGCGACGCCGACCTGATCGATGACCGGCTGTGGCTTGCCGATCCCGTGCGGCCCCGCGATCCGCGGCTGTGGGTGGCGGACACGCCGGCGCGGGTCGCGACATGGCTCGGCGCGGCCATGCCCGACGACCGGCGCTGGATGCGCGAGGCGGGCGATGTGCTGGCGGGGCTGCGCTGGGCCTTGCTGGCCGGGACGATCTGGGCGGGGCTGGGCGCGTTGCTTTCGCGACGGGAAAAACAGGGTTCAACACCCGGAACAAAAAGCGAAAATCCTGCGACGGGAGGACGGAAAAACGGCTGA
- a CDS encoding cell wall hydrolase, protein MPVFAWINGWRGQAAILLIALLALIAPRLITAAPLDMLDGEQAAEHFIDPAEEGGQNFPGSAFFFAEGAFDPVPGAETVKSAHVLGLEAVKAAPAAIFRGVSPLDSYRALNCLTNAIYYEAGDEPEDGQRAVAQVVLNRVRSPLWPNSVCGVVYQGSERTDFHCQFTFSCDGSMARLPAAAAWARARRVAADTLGGQVYAPVGLATHYHTLAVRPLWSDSLQPVAVIGAHIFYRNPGFNGTAAAFRDIYLGRETMSGPARTVWPVKPMTPVELLGAPHAPAGATPATGWTPPPAPRAQPEDGLPDSGIRAEYRNSGRPLI, encoded by the coding sequence ATGCCGGTTTTTGCGTGGATTAACGGGTGGAGGGGACAGGCGGCGATCCTGCTGATCGCGCTGCTGGCGTTGATCGCCCCGCGCCTGATCACCGCCGCGCCGCTCGACATGCTGGACGGGGAACAGGCCGCCGAGCATTTTATCGACCCGGCCGAGGAAGGCGGGCAGAATTTCCCCGGATCGGCCTTCTTCTTCGCCGAGGGCGCGTTCGACCCGGTGCCGGGCGCGGAGACGGTGAAAAGCGCGCATGTGCTGGGACTGGAGGCGGTGAAGGCCGCGCCCGCCGCAATATTTCGCGGGGTCAGCCCGCTCGACAGCTATCGTGCGCTCAACTGCCTGACCAACGCCATCTATTATGAAGCGGGCGACGAGCCGGAGGACGGCCAGCGCGCGGTCGCGCAGGTGGTGCTGAACCGGGTGCGCAGCCCGCTGTGGCCCAACAGCGTGTGCGGCGTCGTCTATCAGGGGTCGGAACGCACCGACTTCCATTGCCAGTTCACCTTCAGTTGCGACGGATCGATGGCCCGGCTGCCCGCCGCCGCCGCATGGGCGCGGGCGCGACGGGTGGCGGCGGACACGCTGGGCGGTCAAGTCTATGCGCCGGTCGGCCTCGCCACCCATTATCATACGCTGGCGGTGCGACCGCTCTGGTCGGACAGCCTTCAGCCGGTGGCGGTGATCGGCGCGCACATTTTCTATCGCAATCCCGGCTTCAACGGCACGGCGGCGGCCTTCCGCGATATCTATCTGGGGCGGGAGACGATGTCCGGCCCGGCGCGGACGGTCTGGCCGGTCAAGCCGATGACGCCGGTCGAATTGCTGGGCGCGCCCCATGCGCCGGCGGGGGCGACACCCGCGACCGGCTGGACCCCGCCGCCCGCGCCCCGCGCCCAACCGGAGGACGGCCTGCCCGATTCCGGCATCCGCGCCGAATATCGCAACAGCGGCCGGCCGCTGATCTGA